In Micromonospora sp. LH3U1, one genomic interval encodes:
- a CDS encoding glycoside hydrolase family 19 protein has product MTRLRALVALAALVVASGLVAVIPSTAASAAACSASWQASAVYWGGGQVSHNGRNYQAKWWTQNEAPPGTTGVWEDLGACGGGTTPPPTGGACNHPNWVAGTWYTAGAIVRYTNGLYYVAEHDNPGYDPIVSTWYWEPYTCGGQPPTSPPPTNPGGFVVTEAQFNQMFPGRNSFYTYSGLVAALSAYSAFARTGSATVQRQEAAAFLANVYHETGGLVHVVEQNTANYPHYCDYGQPYGCPAGQAAYYGRGPIQLSWNFNYNAAGIALNLPLLTNPWLVQTDAAVAWKTGIWYWMTQNGPGSMTAHNAMVGGAGFGETIRSINGSIECNGGNPAQVQSRVTRYQQFVGILGVPAGANLYC; this is encoded by the coding sequence ATGACGAGACTGCGCGCGCTGGTCGCACTGGCGGCCCTGGTCGTCGCCAGCGGGTTGGTTGCGGTCATCCCGTCGACCGCCGCATCGGCGGCGGCCTGTTCGGCATCGTGGCAAGCCTCGGCTGTCTACTGGGGAGGTGGCCAGGTCTCGCACAACGGCCGCAACTACCAAGCGAAGTGGTGGACCCAGAACGAGGCGCCGCCGGGTACGACCGGCGTCTGGGAGGATCTTGGAGCGTGCGGAGGAGGCACGACGCCGCCGCCCACCGGGGGGGCCTGCAACCACCCGAACTGGGTCGCCGGGACCTGGTACACCGCCGGGGCGATCGTGCGCTACACCAACGGCCTGTACTACGTCGCCGAGCACGACAATCCCGGCTACGACCCCATCGTGAGCACCTGGTACTGGGAGCCGTACACCTGCGGCGGCCAACCCCCCACCAGCCCGCCGCCCACCAACCCGGGAGGCTTCGTGGTCACTGAAGCCCAGTTCAACCAGATGTTCCCGGGTCGCAATTCCTTCTACACGTACTCCGGGCTCGTCGCCGCACTCAGCGCCTACTCGGCGTTCGCGAGGACCGGCAGTGCCACCGTCCAGCGGCAGGAGGCCGCGGCCTTCCTGGCGAACGTGTACCACGAGACCGGCGGGCTCGTGCACGTGGTCGAGCAGAACACCGCGAACTATCCGCACTACTGCGACTACGGCCAGCCCTACGGCTGTCCCGCGGGGCAGGCTGCCTACTACGGGCGCGGGCCGATCCAGCTCAGCTGGAACTTCAACTACAACGCCGCTGGCATCGCCCTCAATCTGCCACTGCTGACCAACCCGTGGCTGGTGCAGACCGATGCCGCGGTGGCCTGGAAGACCGGGATCTGGTATTGGATGACCCAGAATGGGCCGGGCAGCATGACCGCCCACAATGCGATGGTCGGCGGCGCCGGGTTCGGTGAGACGATCCGCAGCATCAACGGCTCGATCGAGTGCAACGGCGGAAACCCCGCCCAGGTGCAGAGTCGCGTCACCAGGTACCAGCAGTTCGTCGGCATCCTCGGCGTGCCCGCCGGAGCCAATCTCTACTGCTGA
- a CDS encoding LacI family DNA-binding transcriptional regulator → MRDVAELAGVSAQTVSRVVNGHPHVADGTRQRVLAAVRALDYQRNLAARALVTRRSGTLGVLGYESPLYGPTSMLCSIEGAARSAGYFVSVASVRYLDRRSVLDAVDWLSRQSVEGIIAIAPKASMADAIGEVSARLACVTVGGGYSEAVPSVRIDNVAGARLATQHLLDLGHPTVHHVSGPPDWPEAADRASGWRDALRAAAVPVPPTVPGDWSAHAGYEQGRRLVRDPSVTAVFCASDQLALGVMRALHEAGRRIPGDVSVVGFDGAPDGGYFLPPLTSVRQDFAELGRRSLESLLTRVGRAEGVRASRQELLVPELVVRQSTAPGRLSVSLRSTR, encoded by the coding sequence ATGCGTGATGTCGCGGAGTTGGCGGGGGTGTCCGCCCAGACGGTCTCGCGGGTCGTCAACGGGCATCCGCACGTCGCGGACGGCACTCGGCAGCGGGTGTTGGCGGCGGTCCGGGCACTGGACTACCAGCGGAACCTGGCGGCTCGCGCGTTGGTCACCCGCCGGTCCGGCACGCTCGGGGTCCTGGGCTACGAGAGCCCGCTGTACGGGCCGACGTCGATGTTGTGCTCGATCGAGGGCGCCGCCAGGTCTGCGGGCTACTTCGTCAGCGTCGCCAGCGTCCGTTACCTTGACCGCCGCTCGGTGCTCGACGCGGTCGACTGGCTGAGTCGTCAGTCGGTCGAGGGGATCATCGCCATCGCGCCGAAGGCCTCCATGGCCGATGCGATCGGCGAGGTGTCGGCCAGGCTGGCCTGTGTGACTGTCGGCGGAGGCTACAGCGAGGCGGTCCCGAGCGTGCGGATCGACAACGTCGCCGGGGCCCGGCTGGCCACGCAGCACCTGCTCGATCTGGGCCACCCGACCGTCCATCATGTCTCGGGCCCACCCGACTGGCCCGAGGCGGCCGACCGGGCCAGCGGTTGGCGGGACGCGCTCCGTGCCGCCGCCGTGCCCGTACCTCCGACGGTGCCGGGCGACTGGAGCGCCCACGCCGGATACGAGCAGGGCAGGCGCCTGGTCCGCGATCCGTCCGTCACGGCTGTCTTCTGTGCCAGCGACCAACTCGCCCTCGGTGTCATGCGAGCGCTGCACGAGGCAGGTCGACGAATCCCGGGCGATGTCAGCGTCGTGGGCTTCGACGGCGCACCGGACGGCGGATACTTCCTGCCGCCCCTCACCTCGGTACGGCAGGACTTCGCCGAGCTCGGCAGGCGCAGCCTGGAGTCCTTGCTGACGCGGGTCGGCCGGGCTGAGGGAGTGCGGGCGTCGCGGCAGGAGTTACTGGTGCCGGAACTTGTCGTCCGTCAGAGCACCGCGCCGGGGCGGCTCTCGGTTTCGCTGCGATCAACACGTTGA